CGACGTTGCTTTGTATCCATGTTGGCGGGAGGTGAGGCAAAGGTTTTGTGTTTTATTGATATTGGCGGGAGAGCAATAGCTCTACATTTACGTCGATGTCGACACAGATGCATTACGTTGACATATATCGCTTTTGCTCTACATCATTTTGCATCTACATCAGCGCTAATGCAGATGCAGAACAGCGCCAACGTAAATGTAGAGCTTCAGGATCTTGTGGCTTCTGCTCTGCATCATCTTATATTTGTGGCAATGCTGATACAAATGCAAAacgacaaaagggggaagaaggatgAGGGATCAGGTAAGGGGGGAATAAGGATGAGCGTCGCTTTGCATCTATATTGATGCTAACGCAAATGTAGGGTGATGCAAAGCAGAAGCCATAGCCGTAGAGCATAGCAACGTTGCTTTTGCATTTATATCGACACAACTATCGTCctcatcatcttcctcttctccctttacCTCACATTTCACTATCGCTCTcccacctcttcctcctcccctcatAAGAAGTCACAAAAGTATCTCAGCTCCATCTCCAAGACTTTACCTCACTCATCTCCACGTTATTCTCATCGGCCATCATCACAACAACCACTCACGGTCCTCAACGGCATCACCATCCGTCACCACCACAACATCAATCATAAAGTTAAAATTAGAACATAACAAAGAAAACATAATTAGGATgttgaaattattattttatcttttatttttatattattcctACAAATACTGTCGTGTTGTATTTCATCGATAAAGCCATTAGAGTAAATAAGatggaatattttatttttataattataaaaaatttaacataaatattttaaatttaagaaataaatcattaaaaataTCTAACTGGTTAATATGTATTTAGCTTCAAACTGAGTCTATGcagagaatctctctctctctcttatctctctctctcccagcTTTGCAGGGATAAACATGCAAATCCCGAAGAGCTATCGTCGGGCACCTGCGCTGCCCAATTCCATGGCATTCTTTGAACGCCTCCTGGTGGCAGCAGCCGCCCAAACGAAGCCTTCCCAAGTTATTCCCTGTTCCTTTCCCCCTCGCACCGCCCAAATCCACCACCTCCATTCGAGATCCAAAGAGAAAACGGAAGAAGAACAGGAGGTGTTCGAAGGGGAGAGCATCGGGAATCGTTCGTATTGGAGGAAGAAGATCCACTCTCTCTGCGCCATCCATGGCGACGTCGACAAGGCCCTCCGTCTATTGGACCGCCTCCGCCTCCGTGGCTACCGCCCGGATTCCCTCAATCTCGCTAGCGTCGTCCACGCCCTCTGCGCCGCCGGCCGCTCGGAGGAGGCCCACCGCCGCCTCCTTCTCTCCGCCGCCGCTGGGTGGCTTCCTGACGACCGCACCGCCAACGTTCTTTTCGCCCGCCTCCTTGACGCCGGTACCCCGCTCTTGACTCTCCAGGTCGTCCGCTGCCTCACCGACGCCAAGCCTGCCTTCGTGCCCTCCCTCACCAACTACAACCGCCTAATCGACCAGCTCTCCTCCCAATCCCAGCCTGTCGAAGCCCGCAGCCTTTTGCTCGATATGAGAAGCAAGGGCCGCCTGCCGAATGCTGTCTCCTACACCGCCCTCATCAATGGGTTTGCCCGGACCGGAGACTTGGATCATGCGCGACAGATGTTTGACGAAATGCTCGAAGCCGGCATTCCGCCCAATTCTCTCACTCACAGCGTCTTGATCAAGGCGGTCCTCAGGAAGAGGAGAGTCGACGAGGGGAGGGAGATGTTGGTGGAGCTTTGGAGGAAGATGCAAGACGAGCGTGAGCCATCAGTGAACGGTGCAGCATTCGCCAATTTGATCGACGCCTTGTGCCGAGAAGGGTTCTTTCACGAAGTTTTCAGGATCGCCGAGGAGATGCCGCAGGGGGACAGCGTCGACCAGTTGTTTGCTTACGGCCAAATGATGGATTCACTTTGCAGGGCCGGGAAGTACCATGGAGCTTCAAGAATTGTGTACATAATGAGGAAGAGGGGGTTCATTCCTGGCATGGCTTCCTATAACCACATAGTGCATGGCCTGAGCAAGGAAAAGGGTTGCATGAGGGCTTACCAGTTGTTCAAGGAAGGGACCGAGTTTGGGTACTCACCTTCAGAATCTACTTACAAAGTGCTTGTGGAGGGCCTCTGCCGAGAAAAGGACATCAACAAGGCTCAGGATGTTGCAGAGTTCGTGCTACAAAGAGATGCTGTTGACAGGACGAGGATTTACAACATATTTCTGAGTGCTCTGCGCCTTGCGGACAACCCGAGTGAGCAATTAAACGTCCTTGTCTCGATGCTTCAGAAGCAATGCCAGCCAGATGTTGTCACCCTTAACACCGTCATCCATGGTTTCTGCAAGATTGGCAAGGTTGACGAAGCTAAAAGGATCCTTGATGACATGTTGAATGGCAATTTCTCTGAGCCTGATGTGGTGACATTTACCACCATCATTTGCGGTTTAATGGATGTCGGGAGATCAGAAGAATCCCTCGATGTATTGCGCAACACAATGCCTGCGCACAAATGTGCTCCCAGTGTTGTGACATACAATGTGGTTCTTCAAGGATTAACCAAGCTCCGAAAGGTTGATGAAGCAATGAGACTATTCTACGACATGATCGTTAAGGGTTTCGCCGCCGACAGCACAACTTACACTGTGGTGGTTGAAGGATTATGCAGTGTTGGTCGTCTTGCCGAGGCAAAGAGGATTTGGGATGACATTATCTGGCCATCGCAGATCCATGACCACTACGTTTATGGAGCTATCCTCAGAGGTCTTTGCTGCTCGGGGAAATTGGCTCAGGCCTGTGATTTCTTGTATGAATTGGTGGATTGTGGGGTTGCTCCTGGGATTGTGAACTACAACATCGTCATCGACTGTGCTTGCAGAATGGGATTGAAAAAGGAGGCTTATCAGATCGTGGGCGAGATGAGAAAGAACGGGGTGAGGCCAGATGCTGTAACTTGGAGGATTCTTGGTAAGTTGCACGAAGAAGGCGGCAAGGAATGCATCATTAGTAATCAGAACTCTGAATTGAATTGGATTGTAGATTTACCAG
This Musa acuminata AAA Group cultivar baxijiao chromosome BXJ1-2, Cavendish_Baxijiao_AAA, whole genome shotgun sequence DNA region includes the following protein-coding sequences:
- the LOC135599370 gene encoding pentatricopeptide repeat-containing protein At3g18020-like — its product is MQIPKSYRRAPALPNSMAFFERLLVAAAAQTKPSQVIPCSFPPRTAQIHHLHSRSKEKTEEEQEVFEGESIGNRSYWRKKIHSLCAIHGDVDKALRLLDRLRLRGYRPDSLNLASVVHALCAAGRSEEAHRRLLLSAAAGWLPDDRTANVLFARLLDAGTPLLTLQVVRCLTDAKPAFVPSLTNYNRLIDQLSSQSQPVEARSLLLDMRSKGRLPNAVSYTALINGFARTGDLDHARQMFDEMLEAGIPPNSLTHSVLIKAVLRKRRVDEGREMLVELWRKMQDEREPSVNGAAFANLIDALCREGFFHEVFRIAEEMPQGDSVDQLFAYGQMMDSLCRAGKYHGASRIVYIMRKRGFIPGMASYNHIVHGLSKEKGCMRAYQLFKEGTEFGYSPSESTYKVLVEGLCREKDINKAQDVAEFVLQRDAVDRTRIYNIFLSALRLADNPSEQLNVLVSMLQKQCQPDVVTLNTVIHGFCKIGKVDEAKRILDDMLNGNFSEPDVVTFTTIICGLMDVGRSEESLDVLRNTMPAHKCAPSVVTYNVVLQGLTKLRKVDEAMRLFYDMIVKGFAADSTTYTVVVEGLCSVGRLAEAKRIWDDIIWPSQIHDHYVYGAILRGLCCSGKLAQACDFLYELVDCGVAPGIVNYNIVIDCACRMGLKKEAYQIVGEMRKNGVRPDAVTWRILGKLHEEGGKECIISNQNSELNWIVDLPEEFHESKIERDGDMLEGLTDSSFSGELIEDEVSEDDRVEKNAGLIGDAVNLGPKEPLSRIARRIFGLL